In Planctomycetota bacterium, one genomic interval encodes:
- a CDS encoding arylsulfatase: protein MNRLTLFLALAAMLLGVALTNKATAADDARPNIVVVMADDVGLGDIAHYYREYTDSEPPLETPNFDALAAQGMWFTDAHSPTALCSPTRYSMISGNYTYRSYAPWGIWQTFRKSPFEPNQATLASIAKDAGYATGFVGKWHLGGDFNKASGEGLYRGVDRGEELNVDLTKTVGGGPEFVGFDYAFNVPCGVQGPVYTMYENGVWYPFSDESEIIFLDDDTVLDPKFLTSKGSGMGDSMWNARRLNDILSSKVVDFIEANSGDEPFLVYFCSPAVHVPWTPPATFDGEQVAGSTPTPHMDMIRELDLQIGRIVKALKGAGEYENTLFIFTSDNGGLFTNPKQHGHDASGLFNGFKNSPLEGGHRVPFIVTWPAKIEAGTSTDELIVAHDIVATVADIVGATVPEDEVMDSQSFLPILTAQPGAEGRDWLLLQAGANHEVLFRKGDWKLIMQSNPKQEVFEPIALFNIAETPFEPADANLIDDPSEQERVAAMLKEYLALRASPDRTTPVIAP from the coding sequence ATGAACCGACTCACTCTTTTCCTCGCGCTGGCTGCGATGCTTCTGGGCGTCGCGCTCACCAACAAGGCGACCGCGGCCGATGATGCCCGACCCAACATCGTCGTCGTCATGGCCGACGACGTCGGCCTGGGCGACATTGCTCACTACTACCGCGAATACACCGACAGCGAGCCGCCGCTCGAGACGCCAAACTTCGACGCGCTTGCGGCCCAGGGCATGTGGTTCACGGACGCCCATTCGCCGACCGCGCTCTGCTCGCCGACGCGGTACAGCATGATCTCGGGCAACTACACGTACCGGAGCTACGCGCCCTGGGGCATCTGGCAGACCTTCCGCAAATCGCCGTTCGAGCCGAATCAGGCCACGCTCGCGAGCATCGCTAAGGACGCGGGCTACGCGACGGGCTTCGTCGGGAAGTGGCACCTCGGCGGCGACTTCAACAAGGCCAGCGGCGAGGGCCTCTACCGCGGCGTCGATCGCGGAGAGGAGTTGAACGTCGACCTCACCAAGACGGTCGGCGGCGGGCCGGAGTTTGTTGGATTCGACTACGCGTTCAACGTGCCGTGCGGCGTGCAAGGCCCCGTCTACACGATGTATGAGAACGGCGTCTGGTACCCCTTCTCCGACGAGTCGGAGATCATTTTCCTCGATGACGACACGGTTCTCGATCCCAAGTTCCTGACGTCAAAGGGCTCAGGCATGGGCGACTCGATGTGGAACGCGCGTCGGCTGAACGACATCCTCTCGTCAAAGGTCGTCGACTTCATCGAGGCCAACTCCGGGGATGAGCCGTTCCTCGTCTACTTCTGCTCGCCCGCCGTGCACGTCCCGTGGACGCCGCCTGCGACGTTCGACGGCGAACAGGTCGCCGGCAGCACACCCACGCCGCACATGGACATGATCCGCGAGCTCGATCTGCAGATCGGCCGGATCGTCAAGGCCCTCAAGGGAGCCGGCGAGTACGAGAACACGCTCTTCATCTTCACCTCAGACAACGGCGGGCTCTTCACCAACCCGAAGCAGCACGGCCACGACGCCAGCGGGCTGTTCAACGGCTTCAAAAACTCGCCGCTGGAGGGCGGCCACCGCGTGCCGTTCATCGTGACGTGGCCCGCGAAAATCGAGGCCGGTACGTCGACCGACGAGCTGATCGTCGCGCACGACATCGTCGCGACGGTGGCGGACATCGTCGGGGCGACCGTGCCCGAAGACGAGGTGATGGATTCGCAGAGCTTTCTGCCGATCCTGACCGCGCAGCCTGGCGCTGAGGGCCGTGATTGGCTTCTGCTGCAGGCCGGGGCGAATCACGAGGTGTTGTTCCGCAAGGGCGACTGGAAGCTGATCATGCAGTCGAACCCGAAGCAGGAAGTGTTCGAGCCGATCGCCCTCTTCAACATCGCCGAAACGCCTTTCGAGCCGGCCGACGCGAATCTGATCGACG